A region from the Phycisphaerales bacterium genome encodes:
- a CDS encoding SUMF1/EgtB/PvdO family nonheme iron enzyme: MSWNQCVRVTAFMSVMWVGASIGSAAITIPTVPVGDAGNSADITGFGSVAHPYNIATYEVTAGQYTAFLNAVARTDTHNLYNTSMASISVGSGIARALSGGTYTYSVLPEFENRPVNYISFWDAARFANWLHNGQPTGSQDHTTTEDGAYSLTPEGIASNTVGRNAGAQWAIPSEDEWYKAAFSMGGGTDAGYWLYPTGSNTTPGSSLVDSAGNNANYYTGAPTYPIDSPFYTTLGGEFQNSASPYGTFDQGGNLWEWNDSILLGTDRGIRGGSFDCDETFMRATNRRRTLPTNENGDFGFRVVQIPAPSSVALLTLAGLFASRRRR; encoded by the coding sequence ATGTCCTGGAATCAATGTGTTCGCGTCACCGCATTCATGAGCGTCATGTGGGTTGGGGCTTCGATCGGTTCGGCGGCGATCACGATTCCCACAGTGCCCGTCGGCGATGCGGGCAACTCGGCCGACATCACCGGCTTTGGGTCCGTGGCGCATCCGTACAACATCGCGACCTACGAGGTCACCGCCGGGCAATACACCGCGTTCCTGAACGCCGTCGCCCGCACGGACACGCACAACCTCTACAACACGAGCATGGCGAGCATCTCCGTCGGGAGCGGCATCGCCCGCGCTCTTTCTGGTGGCACATACACCTACAGCGTCCTGCCGGAGTTTGAGAATCGACCCGTGAACTACATCTCGTTCTGGGATGCCGCGAGATTCGCCAACTGGCTTCACAATGGGCAGCCCACGGGCAGCCAGGACCACACCACCACCGAGGATGGCGCCTACAGCCTCACTCCCGAGGGGATCGCGAGCAACACCGTCGGCCGCAACGCTGGCGCCCAATGGGCCATTCCGAGCGAGGACGAATGGTACAAGGCCGCCTTCTCCATGGGTGGAGGCACCGACGCGGGATACTGGCTCTATCCCACCGGGAGCAACACGACACCTGGCAGCAGCCTGGTCGATTCCGCAGGCAACAACGCGAACTACTACACGGGGGCGCCCACCTACCCGATCGATTCCCCCTTCTACACCACGCTCGGCGGTGAGTTCCAGAACTCGGCGAGTCCGTACGGCACGTTCGACCAGGGCGGAAACCTCTGGGAGTGGAACGACTCGATCCTCCTGGGCACGGACCGCGGCATTCGGGGGGGATCCTTCGATTGCGACGAGACTTTTATGCGGGCCACCAACCGCCGTCGCACCCTCCCGACGAACGAGAATGGCGACTTCGGATTCCGGGTCGTGCAGATCCCCGCTCCGTCGTCGGTCGCGTTGCTCACCCTCGCCGGATTGTTCGCCTCGCGTCGGCGGCGTTGA
- a CDS encoding dihydroorotate dehydrogenase translates to MSPHSPPSQNASPLVVDLAGMRLKNPVILAAGTAGYVDELGDVLDLSRLGGLCTKSITREPRDGNATWRIIEDRRHAAMLNAIGLANVGMLAFERDYAAKLKAAPTTIIGSISEWSIEAFVEVAAMFGRIGVPAVELNVSCPNVAHGCEFGSDEALLRDLVAGVREALTATRLIVKLSPVVMGYRGPTGESGVVAIARAAIEARGNPGGPNQRPGADALAIANTVPAMAIDVHTRKPRLSRGSGGLSGPAIHPIAVKLVHDCFVGIARDTQTPIVGVGGVTTWEDAAEFILAGAMAVEMGTATFADPRSPLKVIKGLERWVRDQRVGSISDLVGRVG, encoded by the coding sequence ATGAGTCCTCATTCGCCTCCATCACAGAACGCGTCGCCACTCGTGGTCGATCTTGCGGGGATGCGGCTGAAGAACCCCGTGATCCTGGCGGCGGGCACGGCGGGGTATGTGGACGAGTTGGGCGACGTGCTGGATCTGTCGCGGCTTGGCGGCCTGTGCACGAAATCGATCACGAGAGAGCCTCGCGACGGCAACGCCACCTGGCGGATCATCGAGGATCGGCGGCACGCCGCGATGCTCAACGCGATCGGGCTCGCCAATGTCGGCATGCTCGCCTTCGAGCGCGACTATGCCGCCAAACTCAAGGCCGCCCCAACGACCATCATCGGGTCGATCTCGGAGTGGTCCATCGAGGCCTTTGTCGAGGTCGCGGCGATGTTCGGGCGGATCGGCGTGCCGGCCGTGGAACTGAATGTCTCGTGTCCCAATGTCGCGCATGGGTGTGAGTTTGGGAGTGACGAGGCGCTTCTGCGGGACCTTGTGGCCGGAGTGCGCGAGGCGCTGACCGCGACGCGGCTCATCGTGAAACTCAGCCCGGTGGTCATGGGGTATCGCGGGCCGACCGGCGAATCGGGGGTGGTTGCCATCGCCCGTGCCGCGATCGAGGCTCGTGGCAATCCGGGCGGCCCCAACCAACGCCCCGGCGCGGACGCGCTCGCCATTGCCAACACCGTGCCCGCGATGGCCATCGATGTCCACACGCGAAAGCCGCGACTCTCACGAGGCTCTGGTGGGCTCTCAGGGCCGGCGATCCATCCGATCGCCGTCAAACTCGTGCATGATTGCTTCGTAGGTATTGCGCGAGACACCCAGACGCCCATCGTTGGCGTCGGCGGCGTGACGACGTGGGAGGATGCCGCGGAGTTCATTCTCGCGGGAGCGATGGCGGTCGAAATGGGCACGGCCACCTTCGCCGACCCGCGATCGCCCCTCAAGGTGATCAAGGGCCTCGAGCGATGGGTGCGGGATCAGCGAGTGGGTTCGATCTCGGACCTTGTTGGAAGGGTCGGATAG
- a CDS encoding bifunctional 5,10-methylenetetrahydrofolate dehydrogenase/5,10-methenyltetrahydrofolate cyclohydrolase, with the protein MPAALIDGLALAKSHRERIAARAATIKSKGDPVRLDAVLVESGDNAARVYADNQARTCQSLGIDYRLHLLKPDASYDDIAGRILLLNTNDDVHAVMLHLPLPAGVDPYSIQRLIDPDKDVEGVNPANIGNVVYGRSSHAPCTALAVIKMIESVLAPEGHPQASRLGAWATPPLLRGKIAVVVGAGDVVGKPIAVLLMRHEATVVSCNKYSPFLPTITRTADVLVAAAGVPGLITAEMVKPGAIVIDVGVNRVTDATGKTRTVGDVAFDQVRDISSHISPVPGGVGPMTVAMLLLNVVDAAEHAR; encoded by the coding sequence ATGCCCGCCGCCCTTATCGACGGACTCGCCCTCGCGAAATCACACCGCGAACGCATCGCCGCCCGCGCCGCCACGATCAAGTCGAAGGGCGATCCGGTTCGGCTTGATGCCGTGCTCGTCGAGTCGGGGGACAACGCCGCGCGTGTGTATGCCGACAATCAGGCCAGGACCTGCCAATCGCTGGGCATCGACTATCGCCTGCACCTGCTCAAGCCCGACGCGTCGTACGACGACATCGCGGGGCGGATCCTTTTGCTCAATACAAACGACGACGTGCACGCGGTGATGCTGCACCTGCCGCTCCCTGCGGGCGTCGATCCGTATTCCATCCAGCGCCTCATCGACCCGGACAAGGACGTCGAGGGCGTGAACCCCGCCAACATCGGCAACGTGGTGTATGGGCGATCGTCGCACGCGCCGTGCACGGCCCTCGCGGTCATCAAGATGATCGAGTCGGTGCTTGCCCCTGAGGGTCACCCACAGGCGAGTCGGTTGGGCGCTTGGGCGACACCGCCGCTCTTGAGGGGGAAGATTGCCGTGGTTGTCGGTGCGGGCGACGTCGTGGGAAAGCCGATCGCGGTGCTCCTCATGCGTCACGAGGCGACGGTCGTCTCGTGCAACAAGTACTCGCCATTTCTGCCAACGATCACACGGACGGCGGACGTGCTGGTGGCGGCGGCGGGCGTGCCTGGCCTCATCACTGCCGAGATGGTCAAGCCCGGGGCGATTGTCATCGATGTCGGCGTCAACCGTGTCACCGACGCGACCGGCAAGACCAGGACCGTGGGCGATGTCGCCTTCGATCAGGTCCGCGACATCTCCTCCCACATCAGCCCCGTCCCCGGCGGCGTGGGGCCAATGACCGTGGCCATGCTGCTGCTCAATGTGGTCGATGCCGCCGAACACGCCCGATGA
- a CDS encoding TerC family protein — MPPLDQLLTTQNLIALVTLAALEIVLGVDNIIVIAIVTSRLPQHQQAKARLIGLALAMLMRVGLLLAIGWVMSLTASIYKANLFSVDIDLSWKDLILIVGGLFLIFKATKEIHHDLEAPGHLEEHKKASSFSAAISMIVVMDIIFSLDSVITAVGMAKEKWIMIAAVVIAVGVMMAFAGKISDFVKRHPSIKILALSFLILVGVLLIADGFDQHISRGYVYFAMAFSLLVEIVNIRIRNAQAKRSVS, encoded by the coding sequence ATGCCCCCGCTCGATCAACTGCTCACGACACAGAATCTCATCGCGTTGGTCACTCTTGCCGCGCTCGAGATCGTGTTGGGCGTGGACAACATCATCGTGATCGCGATCGTGACGTCGCGGCTTCCACAACACCAGCAGGCGAAGGCTCGGCTCATCGGCCTCGCCCTCGCGATGCTGATGCGCGTCGGCCTGCTCCTGGCCATCGGCTGGGTGATGTCGCTCACCGCGTCGATCTACAAAGCAAATCTGTTCTCGGTGGACATCGATCTCTCGTGGAAGGACCTCATCCTCATTGTCGGCGGACTCTTCCTGATCTTCAAGGCCACCAAGGAGATCCACCACGATCTCGAGGCGCCGGGGCATCTTGAGGAGCACAAGAAGGCCTCGTCGTTCTCCGCCGCGATCTCCATGATCGTCGTCATGGACATCATCTTCTCGCTCGACTCGGTGATCACGGCCGTCGGCATGGCGAAGGAGAAGTGGATCATGATCGCGGCGGTCGTCATCGCCGTCGGCGTCATGATGGCCTTCGCCGGGAAGATCTCCGACTTCGTGAAGCGTCACCCCTCTATCAAGATCCTCGCCCTCTCGTTCCTCATTCTCGTCGGCGTCCTCCTCATTGCCGATGGCTTCGACCAGCACATCAGCCGGGGGTATGTCTACTTCGCGATGGCCTTCTCGCTGCTGGTGGAGATCGTCAACATCCGGATCCGCAACGCCCAGGCGAAGCGGAGTGTCTCCTGA
- a CDS encoding proline dehydrogenase family protein, whose product MSIFSRKPKPAPVPARPAAPPPPSDSPRILELGTEMLRRARGHKTSVLSAKFYSDALMEWSMKDHEFKVQMFRFVDAFPMLKTPDAVFDHLQDYLSQPGVIVPAPIAAALKMGGVAKGIAAKTIAGQVEGMAGKFIAGVDAASALPRLTQLWNDGIAFSVDLLGEVCVSDEEADMYQRKYLDLIENLPGKVSAWRGQPRLESDHLGPIPRTNVSVKISALSARVDPIDTEGSIKDLMRRLVPILESAKAKGVFVNFDMEHFALKDLTLSLFERCVEAVDFHGGLAMQAYLRSGPDDARRICQWAKAKGKQVTVRLVKGAYWDAETIKAELHGWACPVWSKKSHTDACFEEMTRIFLDHTPRAKGEAGVKLALGSHNVRSIAAALTACEERSLPHSAIELQMLHGMADQLKYAAEEMGLRMREYVPVGEMIPGMAYLVRRLLENTSNESWLKAGFLDNADPATLLTPPAAPRPGEIDPADSRLDPSRHTLSPSAPNIGDGKPFLNEPMRDFAHAKVRDTFAKTVENARVPQVANDVTPDKARMMVEAAHAAFPGWRDTPHALRAEVLVRAAAAMRARRDELSGIMIKEAGKTWREADADTCEAIDFCEYYARCSVPLFTRERLGRFIGELDEQWYQPRGVAVVIAPWNFPLAICCGMTVAALVTGNTVIVKPAEQTPGIASVLFSILQDALKAAGAPANVLHFCPGPGETTGAALVRDPRVALIAFTGSRDVGLDILHAAAPATPFDSGTRADALALTHVKRVVCEMGGKNALIIDTSADLDEAVLAVRQSAFGFQGQKCSACSRCIVVDPQGTTGLAFTHFVHRLVEATKALVIADPLRPGTDVGPVIDADAKSKIMGFIERTRASGLTTMSLDMPGTLEGETRRHFVPPTIVYPVPESHELAREEVFGPVLAVMHASTYDDALRIANSAAYKLTGGVFSRKPAHLEKAKREFRVGNLYLNRGITGALVARHPFGGFGMSGVGSKAGGKDYLLQFVEPRASAENTLRRGFAPEL is encoded by the coding sequence ATGTCGATCTTTTCCCGCAAGCCCAAGCCCGCCCCCGTTCCTGCGCGGCCTGCCGCGCCGCCGCCGCCCTCGGATTCGCCTCGCATCCTTGAACTCGGTACAGAGATGCTGCGCCGGGCGCGCGGGCACAAGACGAGCGTGCTGTCGGCGAAGTTCTACTCGGATGCGCTCATGGAGTGGTCCATGAAGGACCACGAGTTCAAGGTGCAGATGTTCCGGTTTGTCGATGCGTTCCCGATGCTCAAGACGCCCGACGCGGTCTTTGATCATCTGCAGGATTATCTGAGCCAGCCCGGGGTGATCGTGCCCGCGCCGATCGCGGCGGCTCTCAAGATGGGGGGCGTGGCGAAGGGGATCGCGGCGAAGACCATCGCGGGACAGGTCGAGGGGATGGCGGGGAAGTTCATTGCGGGCGTGGACGCGGCGTCGGCGCTGCCTCGGTTGACGCAGTTGTGGAATGACGGCATCGCGTTCAGCGTGGACCTTCTGGGCGAGGTGTGCGTGTCGGATGAAGAGGCCGACATGTACCAGAGGAAATATCTCGATCTGATTGAGAATCTGCCCGGGAAGGTCTCGGCGTGGAGGGGGCAGCCGCGGCTGGAGAGCGACCATCTGGGGCCCATTCCTCGGACGAATGTCTCGGTCAAGATCTCGGCGTTGTCCGCACGCGTCGATCCGATCGACACGGAAGGATCCATCAAGGATCTCATGCGACGGCTCGTGCCGATTCTTGAGAGCGCGAAGGCCAAAGGCGTCTTCGTTAACTTCGACATGGAGCACTTCGCGCTCAAGGACCTGACGCTCTCGCTCTTTGAGCGTTGCGTCGAGGCTGTGGATTTTCATGGCGGGCTGGCGATGCAGGCATACCTGCGATCGGGTCCCGACGACGCCCGGCGGATCTGCCAGTGGGCCAAGGCGAAGGGCAAGCAGGTGACGGTGCGCCTGGTGAAGGGCGCGTACTGGGATGCCGAGACGATCAAGGCGGAGTTGCATGGTTGGGCGTGTCCGGTGTGGTCGAAGAAGTCGCACACCGACGCCTGCTTCGAGGAGATGACGCGGATCTTCCTCGACCACACGCCACGGGCGAAGGGGGAGGCCGGCGTGAAGCTCGCGCTCGGGTCGCACAATGTGCGCTCGATCGCCGCCGCCCTCACCGCGTGCGAGGAGCGGTCGCTCCCGCACAGCGCGATCGAACTCCAGATGCTCCACGGCATGGCGGACCAACTCAAGTACGCCGCCGAGGAGATGGGCCTTCGCATGCGTGAGTACGTCCCCGTCGGGGAGATGATCCCCGGCATGGCGTATCTCGTGCGGCGGCTTCTCGAGAACACGTCGAACGAGTCATGGCTGAAGGCGGGTTTCCTGGACAACGCCGACCCGGCGACGCTGCTCACGCCTCCTGCCGCTCCCCGGCCTGGTGAGATCGACCCGGCTGATTCGCGGCTTGATCCATCGCGCCATACGCTCTCGCCGTCGGCTCCGAACATCGGCGACGGAAAGCCATTCCTCAATGAGCCGATGCGAGACTTCGCCCACGCTAAGGTTCGCGACACCTTCGCGAAGACGGTCGAGAACGCGCGAGTGCCGCAGGTCGCGAACGACGTGACGCCCGACAAGGCGAGAATGATGGTCGAGGCCGCGCATGCCGCCTTCCCCGGCTGGCGTGACACGCCGCACGCGCTCCGCGCCGAGGTTCTCGTGCGTGCCGCCGCCGCGATGCGTGCCCGGCGCGATGAACTCTCGGGGATCATGATCAAGGAGGCGGGCAAGACGTGGCGCGAGGCCGACGCCGACACGTGCGAGGCAATCGACTTCTGTGAGTACTACGCGCGATGCTCCGTGCCGCTCTTCACACGCGAGCGTCTGGGGCGATTCATCGGCGAACTCGACGAGCAGTGGTACCAGCCGCGGGGCGTTGCCGTGGTCATCGCGCCGTGGAACTTTCCGCTCGCGATCTGCTGCGGCATGACCGTTGCGGCGCTTGTCACCGGAAACACCGTGATTGTGAAGCCCGCCGAGCAGACGCCGGGCATCGCGAGCGTGCTCTTTTCGATCCTTCAGGACGCGCTCAAGGCCGCGGGGGCGCCCGCGAATGTGCTGCACTTCTGCCCCGGGCCGGGCGAGACCACGGGCGCCGCCCTCGTCCGTGATCCGCGCGTCGCGCTCATCGCGTTCACAGGCTCCCGCGACGTCGGCCTCGACATTCTCCACGCCGCCGCGCCGGCCACGCCGTTCGACTCCGGCACACGCGCCGACGCCCTCGCGCTCACCCACGTGAAGCGCGTCGTCTGCGAGATGGGTGGCAAGAACGCGCTCATCATCGATACTTCGGCCGATCTCGACGAGGCCGTGCTTGCCGTGCGACAGTCGGCGTTCGGGTTTCAGGGGCAGAAGTGCTCCGCCTGCTCGCGATGCATCGTGGTTGACCCTCAAGGCACGACCGGGCTGGCGTTCACCCATTTCGTCCACCGCCTCGTCGAGGCGACCAAGGCCCTGGTCATCGCCGACCCGCTCCGCCCGGGGACCGATGTCGGCCCGGTGATCGACGCCGACGCCAAGAGCAAGATCATGGGGTTCATCGAACGCACGAGGGCCTCGGGCCTCACGACCATGTCGCTCGATATGCCGGGCACGCTCGAGGGCGAGACACGCCGGCACTTCGTCCCCCCCACCATCGTGTACCCCGTGCCCGAGTCTCACGAACTCGCGCGCGAGGAAGTGTTCGGCCCCGTCCTCGCCGTCATGCACGCGTCCACCTATGACGACGCGCTCCGCATCGCCAACAGCGCCGCCTACAAACTCACCGGCGGCGTCTTCAGCCGCAAGCCCGCGCACCTCGAGAAGGCCAAGCGCGAGTTCCGCGTCGGCAATCTCTACCTGAACCGCGGCATCACCGGCGCACTCGTCGCCCGCCACCCCTTCGGCGGGTTCGGAATGTCGGGCGTCGGCTCCAAGGCCGGGGGCAAGGACTACCTTCTCCAGTTCGTCGAGCCGCGAGCCTCGGCGGAGAACACGCTGCGTCGCGGGTTTGCGCCTGAGTTGTAG
- the ribF gene encoding riboflavin biosynthesis protein RibF has protein sequence MPARSTPHRTPVRPTVQPVMNPAARAITIGNFDGVHAGHRALLEACRARVGPTGSVVAMAFDPHPLTRLKPAAAPARLTRFQRRADLLQAAGADEVVRLFPTDDFLGMSARAFVESIVRDHKPALFVEGEDFHFGRGREGSTQTLATLGREFGFEVEVIDAVEVDLLDQHLVRASSSLVRWLLSQGRVGDAARVLGRPHRVEGRVVRGDRLGRTIGYPTLNITTDVMTPADGIYAGSATLPDGRVFPTAVSLGTRPTFDGLDRRLEAYLIGAPRDHTGAIMGLDEYGWEVSIDFLAFLRDQVKFDGIEPLVAQIERDVERTLDWTNRSARQSLAPTAHSQPTEPASA, from the coding sequence GTGCCGGCCCGATCGACGCCCCATCGCACACCCGTCCGCCCTACCGTCCAGCCTGTCATGAACCCCGCGGCGAGAGCGATCACCATCGGCAACTTCGACGGCGTGCACGCGGGGCATCGGGCCTTGCTCGAAGCCTGCCGCGCCCGCGTCGGGCCAACCGGCTCCGTCGTCGCCATGGCCTTCGATCCCCACCCCCTGACCCGCCTCAAGCCGGCGGCGGCCCCCGCACGCCTCACCCGGTTCCAGCGAAGGGCCGACTTGCTCCAAGCCGCAGGGGCGGACGAGGTCGTACGCCTCTTTCCAACCGATGACTTCCTCGGCATGAGCGCCCGAGCCTTCGTCGAATCGATCGTGCGCGATCACAAACCCGCCCTGTTCGTCGAGGGCGAAGACTTCCACTTCGGTCGCGGGCGCGAGGGCTCCACCCAAACGCTCGCCACCCTCGGCCGCGAGTTCGGGTTTGAGGTCGAGGTTATCGACGCCGTCGAGGTCGACCTCCTCGATCAACACCTTGTCCGCGCCTCCAGCAGCCTCGTCCGCTGGCTCCTCTCGCAAGGCCGTGTTGGCGACGCCGCCCGTGTCCTGGGCCGCCCACACCGCGTCGAAGGCCGCGTCGTCCGCGGCGATCGTCTCGGCCGCACCATCGGCTATCCAACGCTCAACATCACGACCGATGTCATGACCCCCGCCGACGGGATCTACGCGGGTTCGGCAACGCTCCCCGATGGCCGAGTCTTCCCCACCGCCGTCAGTCTCGGCACGCGCCCGACCTTCGATGGCCTCGACCGCCGTCTCGAGGCCTACCTCATCGGTGCGCCGAGAGACCACACCGGCGCGATCATGGGCCTCGACGAATACGGCTGGGAGGTCTCCATCGACTTCCTCGCGTTCCTCCGTGATCAGGTGAAGTTCGATGGCATCGAGCCCCTCGTCGCCCAGATTGAGCGAGACGTCGAGCGAACCCTCGACTGGACGAACCGCTCAGCCCGCCAGTCTCTCGCCCCAACCGCGCACTCTCAACCCACGGAACCCGCGAGCGCATGA
- a CDS encoding DHH family phosphoesterase, with protein MTNPTESNAWGSTTTLEAIASWLATRDRVIVTTHVKPDGDAVGSTLALVRALNAVDPMKATRRNDESRAEAWYFGPPPSWLADIAKGTPHRVLGHDGPPKHIPADAVVIADTGSWAQLEAVREFLVEHASDAAIVDHHAHGDPEVAPRRVVDTSSAAACQPMAELCRIILGVKRVEDLPRDVATALYLGLATDTGWFRHSNVDAKVMSAAGALLAAGAENVWLYQNIEQRDTPARLRLLSAALASLEYFDLVPGSAKAGQLAVMRLTRADMQNAKAESGESGGFVDFPQMIAAVRVTALLTEASPAEYGLTGEMKGGLTKISLRSKPGEHAIDVNAAAGTLGGGGHTRAAGARVAKDLPATVDAVVAAVRAQAAIAMHAKGCRA; from the coding sequence ATGACGAATCCAACAGAATCCAACGCATGGGGCTCCACGACGACCCTCGAAGCCATCGCCTCATGGCTCGCCACACGTGATCGCGTCATCGTCACCACCCATGTCAAGCCCGATGGAGACGCCGTCGGCTCCACCCTCGCCCTCGTCCGCGCCCTCAACGCCGTCGATCCCATGAAGGCCACGCGCCGAAACGACGAGTCGCGAGCCGAGGCCTGGTACTTCGGCCCGCCTCCATCCTGGCTCGCCGACATCGCCAAAGGAACACCCCATCGCGTCCTCGGCCACGACGGCCCGCCGAAGCACATCCCCGCCGACGCCGTCGTCATCGCCGACACGGGATCCTGGGCACAACTCGAGGCCGTCCGCGAGTTCCTCGTCGAGCACGCCAGCGACGCCGCGATCGTCGATCACCACGCCCATGGCGACCCCGAGGTCGCGCCGCGCCGCGTCGTGGACACATCCAGTGCCGCCGCCTGCCAACCCATGGCCGAACTCTGCCGCATCATCCTCGGCGTGAAACGCGTCGAGGACCTGCCGCGTGATGTCGCCACCGCGCTCTACCTCGGGCTCGCCACCGACACAGGGTGGTTCCGCCATAGCAACGTCGACGCCAAGGTCATGAGCGCCGCCGGCGCCCTCCTCGCCGCGGGAGCCGAGAACGTCTGGCTCTATCAGAACATCGAGCAGCGCGACACCCCGGCCCGCCTGCGCCTGCTCTCCGCCGCCCTCGCCTCGCTCGAGTATTTCGATCTCGTCCCAGGTTCCGCGAAGGCCGGCCAACTCGCCGTCATGCGTCTCACTCGCGCCGATATGCAGAACGCCAAAGCCGAGTCGGGAGAGTCGGGCGGATTCGTGGACTTTCCCCAGATGATCGCCGCCGTCCGCGTCACCGCCCTCCTCACCGAGGCCTCCCCCGCGGAATACGGCCTGACCGGCGAGATGAAAGGCGGCCTCACCAAGATCAGCCTCCGAAGCAAGCCCGGCGAGCACGCCATCGACGTCAACGCCGCCGCAGGCACGCTCGGCGGGGGCGGCCACACGCGTGCCGCCGGCGCACGCGTGGCGAAGGATCTTCCCGCGACGGTCGACGCCGTCGTCGCCGCCGTGCGTGCCCAGGCCGCGATCGCGATGCACGCCAAAGGATGCCGCGCGTGA
- a CDS encoding methyltransferase domain-containing protein, with amino-acid sequence MRLMTTTLWEYPSQHYDAASGAMQGDKEYVGATPSWVIWQVLSRYTREGDTVLDPMCGSGTTLDVAADLKRTALGFDLASWERRDDIVQADARELPVRDASVDLVFIDPPYSTHVDYSNDPACIGKLDALSDDGGRAYYKAMREVIHECHRVLKDRRYMALYVSDSFKKKKGMDAAGRFAPIGFELFSIMRERFVPVDIIAVVRHNQKLGRGNWHKAAEEGNFFLRGFNYLFIMKKESRVGAATNTRKPARPR; translated from the coding sequence ATGCGTCTCATGACGACGACTCTCTGGGAATATCCCAGCCAGCACTACGACGCCGCGTCGGGCGCCATGCAAGGCGACAAGGAGTACGTCGGCGCCACGCCCAGTTGGGTCATCTGGCAGGTCCTCTCTCGCTACACCCGCGAGGGCGACACCGTCCTCGACCCGATGTGTGGCAGTGGCACAACCCTCGACGTCGCCGCCGATCTCAAAAGAACCGCCCTGGGCTTCGACCTCGCCTCCTGGGAACGCCGGGATGACATCGTCCAGGCCGACGCGCGCGAACTCCCCGTCCGCGATGCGAGCGTGGACCTCGTCTTCATCGATCCGCCCTATTCCACCCACGTGGACTATTCCAACGATCCCGCCTGCATCGGCAAACTCGACGCCCTCAGCGATGATGGCGGCCGGGCGTACTACAAGGCCATGCGCGAGGTGATCCACGAGTGCCATCGCGTCCTCAAGGACCGGCGCTACATGGCCCTCTACGTCAGCGACTCCTTCAAGAAGAAGAAGGGCATGGACGCCGCCGGGCGATTCGCCCCCATCGGCTTCGAACTCTTTTCCATCATGCGCGAGCGATTCGTCCCCGTGGACATCATCGCCGTCGTCCGCCACAACCAGAAACTCGGGCGCGGCAACTGGCACAAGGCCGCCGAAGAGGGCAACTTCTTCCTCCGCGGCTTCAACTACCTCTTCATCATGAAGAAGGAATCACGCGTCGGCGCCGCCACGAACACTCGCAAGCCCGCCAGACCGCGATAA
- a CDS encoding twin-arginine translocase TatA/TatE family subunit, whose translation MAAQTLGLGFEPSLWQLIIILAIGLLIFGHRLPEVGRSMGRSIVEFKKGLKNIEDEVSDASKREPRGRIESDREYREPLPRGEGDGRRVSRADEVERSESER comes from the coding sequence ATGGCGGCTCAGACGCTGGGGTTGGGCTTTGAGCCGAGCCTGTGGCAACTGATCATCATTCTGGCGATCGGGCTTTTGATCTTCGGGCATCGCTTGCCCGAGGTTGGTCGTTCGATGGGTCGGAGCATTGTGGAGTTCAAGAAGGGGCTGAAGAACATCGAGGACGAGGTGAGCGACGCGTCGAAGCGTGAGCCTCGGGGTCGGATCGAGTCGGATCGGGAGTATCGCGAGCCGCTGCCCCGGGGCGAGGGTGACGGCCGCCGCGTGAGCCGGGCGGATGAGGTGGAGCGTTCGGAGAGCGAGCGCTGA